AAAAGCTGAAAGAAGACAATTTTATTCTAATAGGTGTTGATAGAGACGAAGCACTTGAAGTTGTGTTAAGATATCAGCAAAAAATGGAAATTACTTATCCTTTAGCCTTAGACCCAAATGCAGAAATTTTTGGTCGGTATGCCGATTTAAAAGCTGGAGTTACGCGTAATGTTGTGATTGATGAAAATGGAAAGATTATCTACCTCTCGCGTTTGTTTGATTTGGATGATTTTTACGAAATGCGAGATGTTATTTTCAAAGCCGTGGAAAAACTCCACTAGCATCTGTTCCATAATATTTAGCATTTGATAACAATTTAGACTTCCCCCATTATTTTATAAGGTTTATCTTTGTCGATGATTATTTTCTAGAGAATATATTTATTGTATAAGATTAAATGACACCAAAAAAGATTCTAAGTCCAATTCAAAAATTTATCAAAGCTGAAAGCTTCAGTGGAATATTGCTATTTTTTGTGACTATCCTTGCCCTTATATTGGCAAATTCTCCATTAAGTGATTTTTATAAATCTATTTGGCAATT
This genomic interval from Bacteroidales bacterium contains the following:
- a CDS encoding redoxin family protein → KLKEDNFILIGVDRDEALEVVLRYQQKMEITYPLALDPNAEIFGRYADLKAGVTRNVVIDENGKIIYLSRLFDLDDFYEMRDVIFKAVEKLH